GCAACCTGACCAGTAACCCTGATAGCAGCATCGCCAAATGCTGGGCCACCTGATCAGGAGTCCTGTTTGTAAAAATCTGTTTATTTTCAAGCCCCCGCACAACTGTATCCTGCAGGGCTCGCGTTACTTTTTTGTGCGCTAGTTTCATTTTTTCACGCACATCTTGAGAATGCAGATGATTTTCAACGCTGGTATTCACCAGAAGACACCCTAACTCCCGCACACTGTCAGGCTTATCCAAGCAGTCTTCGAAAAAATCAAGAATGCCTCTTTTGGCATTATCCTGGTTCAGAAAAACTTCGATGCGCCGATTGATAATCGTTTCCACGTAATGGTCCAGTGCACGAACAAACAAGCCATCTTTATTGCCAAAACTATTATAGATGCTGCCTGTACTTAAGCCCGTCACCTTCTCAAGATCCCGCATACTGGTCGCCGCATATCCCTGTTTCCAGAAACACCGCATTGCACCTGCCAAAACCTTCGTTTCTTCAAATTCTATTGGACGTACCACAGGACCCTCGCTTCAATTAGAGCAAGTGTTTCAAAACGGACGCAGCGTGTCAATCAGATCTTAACAGTAATGTCGTCCGTCCCGATGGCCGGCCGGGAGCAGCATAACAAAACCTGTCCATCGTCTGGAACAGCATCTGGTTGCCGGCCATATACGACAGATCCCGATGCCATGGGAACGGCACAGGTCCCACAAACACCATTTCGGCAACTGAAATCAGGCGCAAAACCATGCTGTTCAGCAAACTCTAGAAGAGTGCCATCTTTTTCCTGCCAAAGATGTACAGTTTCTCCGCCAGAATGCTGAAACCGGACAAGCGCTTCTTCAGCCGGTGCAGGATCGCTTTTCCCCTCAACATTTCGTTTGATAGCCGCCGGGCCAAAGGCTTCTGCCTTTATATCTTCATCTTTTACGCCCATCTGAACA
This region of Sneathiella aquimaris genomic DNA includes:
- a CDS encoding TetR/AcrR family transcriptional regulator, coding for MVRPIEFEETKVLAGAMRCFWKQGYAATSMRDLEKVTGLSTGSIYNSFGNKDGLFVRALDHYVETIINRRIEVFLNQDNAKRGILDFFEDCLDKPDSVRELGCLLVNTSVENHLHSQDVREKMKLAHKKVTRALQDTVVRGLENKQIFTNRTPDQVAQHLAMLLSGLLVRLRYDHETDWHKGTLELVSNLLNN